In bacterium, the following are encoded in one genomic region:
- a CDS encoding polysaccharide deacetylase family protein has translation MEKIIHIIWTMDCEFPKSPFGGPENWEIAEKSVNGFLEVLTKHCQKATFFVTPEVIQKKFNVFSEKNKNFEIGMHLHPFDDSNKKKLYMGQMRKEEQEKVLKENREKWIQSAGFEPRSFRPGNFSANDYTFPLLLKLGFFQGSVSSPYRKMEKFFTDWEGALLDPHHTNEKSRLIEGKLDFFEVPVTVDPFRKKRIDGTSYELRIEWGDISEHIVTIENVLKRLKKENPPVKSIVSITHNTFDYTLKNSKYRSTLEKLILFIQELIIKENFTPLSITIEELHKKVDGKDL, from the coding sequence ATGGAAAAAATAATACATATAATCTGGACAATGGATTGTGAGTTTCCTAAAAGTCCTTTTGGTGGTCCTGAAAACTGGGAAATTGCTGAAAAATCTGTTAATGGATTTCTTGAAGTACTGACAAAGCACTGTCAAAAAGCAACTTTTTTTGTAACTCCAGAAGTTATTCAGAAAAAATTTAATGTATTTTCAGAAAAAAATAAAAATTTTGAAATTGGTATGCATTTACATCCATTTGATGACAGTAATAAAAAGAAATTATATATGGGACAGATGAGGAAAGAAGAACAGGAAAAGGTATTAAAAGAAAATAGAGAAAAATGGATACAATCAGCTGGTTTTGAACCCAGAAGTTTTAGACCCGGAAATTTTTCTGCAAATGATTATACCTTTCCTTTACTTTTAAAACTCGGTTTTTTTCAGGGAAGCGTATCTAGTCCTTATCGTAAAATGGAAAAATTTTTTACTGATTGGGAAGGTGCTTTACTTGACCCACATCATACGAATGAAAAATCAAGATTGATTGAGGGGAAATTAGATTTTTTTGAAGTCCCAGTAACTGTTGACCCATTTAGAAAAAAAAGGATAGATGGAACTTCTTATGAATTGAGGATTGAATGGGGTGATATTTCAGAACATATAGTGACTATTGAAAATGTTTTGAAAAGATTGAAAAAAGAAAATCCACCTGTAAAAAGTATTGTTTCAATTACCCATAATACTTTTGATTATACTCTGAAAAATTCAAAATATCGTTCTACTCTTGAAAAACTTATTTTATTCATTCAGGAATTAATTATAAAAGAAAACTTCACACCTTTATCCATAACAATAGAAGAACTTCATAAGAAAGTAGATGGAAAGGATTTATGA